A window of Syngnathoides biaculeatus isolate LvHL_M chromosome 9, ASM1980259v1, whole genome shotgun sequence contains these coding sequences:
- the etaa1a gene encoding ewing's tumor-associated antigen 1: protein MKGHEPAPSPNANRRRLSRSFKLTQQTQTSSENSETCTRPISVFKTPTRPTSSRVSGAFSGESPHESDAHHDIIWDATSPSPQRLGKRAKKRAPGVVNISDIVSRIAPEHGRPKVSEPALQQWIGDSAAIPCTPDVQVPKSRRKSPRSNGVDDLLKLAKEFDLNLFRHDDEEAEQNPVPVRVLSKEGVQSLVSSPQPTDDDLNFLFDESTQHASTALSSFTPAEKSPVTTCRDPPPAATSTDLLDDWEGDDLLYDSLLSEMTQNPENFCGPKHSSTQKTSCQAVLPPPPTPLGVGHSGGSKTREEAGTTCSDVRLPGSSPDVRGSLISKAAGKDLPNSRGLFSAISIATKKGSTGGATHKQVPAAADFPDDDLDAIFASEPLWDDSDDDEMLRDFCEDMESQIGQNASSHTAGRYGATGKGSSGSSAGQRTVAAPTAAASSLPQRENVQRFTFKRTGNLVSMVTNKPGSMASNHPVSMVTQKTDFMTTNQPVSMATNLDSMVTDSAVSMGTSRPVSEVKSKAVVKCSALEIERKKQQAMERRRRRLREVQNIECAPQK from the exons ATGAAGGGACACGAACCGGCTCCGTCTCCGAATGCGAACCGACGCCGCCTGAGCCGAAGCTTCAAACTCACCCAGCAGACGCAAACCTCCTCGGAAAACTCGGAGACCTGCACCAGGCCAATTTCTG TCTTTAAGACCCCGACCAGGCCCACCTCGTCCAGAGTTTCCGGAGCTTTCAGCGGCGAGTCCCCCCACGAGTCGGACGCGCATCATGACATCATCTGGGACGCCACGTCGCCCTCGCCCCAGCGGCTCGGCAAACGGGCGAAGAAACGCGCGCCGGGCGTCGTGAACATCTCCGACATCGTCAGCAGGATTGCGCCCGAG CACGGGAGGCCCAAAGTGTCCGAGCCTGCTTTGCAGCAGTGGATCGGCGACAGCGCCGCCATCCCGTGCACACCCGACGTTCAGGTGCCCAAAAGCAGGAGGAAGTCGCCCAG ATCCAACGGCGTCGACGACCTGCTGAAGTTGGCCAAGGAGTTTGACCTCAACTTGTTTCGTCATGACGACGAGGAAGCGGAACAGAACCCTGTACCCGTGCGTGTGCTGTCCAAGGAAGGTGTTCAGAGCCTGGTGTCGTCCCCTCAACCCACAGACGATGATCTGAACTTCCTGTTTGATGAATCCACTCAGCATGCGAGCACAGCCCTGAGTTCGTTCACGCCGGCTGAGAAATCTCCCGTGACGACTTGCCGTGACCCCCCGCCGGCGGCGACAAGCACGGACCTCTTGGACGACTGGGAGGGGGACGACCTGCTCTACGACTCGTTACTCTCTGAGATGACACAAAACCCCGAGAACTTCTGCGGGCCCAAACACAGTTCCACGCAGAAAACTTCCTGCCAGGCGGTGTTGCCGCCACCTCCTACGCCTTTGGGTGTCGGCCATTCGGGAGGGAGCAAAACCCGGGAGGAAGCCGGAACAACTTGTTCTGATGTTCGTCTTCCGGGAAGCTCCCCCGACGTCCGAGGCTCTTTGATCTCCAAAGCAGCGGGAAAAGATTTGCCGAACTCTCGTGGATTATTTTCTGCTATTTCCATAGCAACAAAGAAAGGCTCCACGGGAGGCGCCACCCACAAGCAGGTTCCCGCCGCGGCGGACTTCCCGGACGATGACCTGGACGCCATATTCGCGTCGGAACCGCTATGGGACGACTCAGATGACGACGAGATGCTACGTGATTTTTGCGAGGACATGGAAAGTCAGATTGGCCAGAACGCTAGCAGCCACACGGCCGGACGCTACGGCGCAACTGGGAAAGGTTCTTCCGGAAGCTCTGCGGGGCAGCGGACGGTCGCTGCGCCGACCGCGGCAGCATCCTCACTTCCGCAGCGAGAAAACGTGCAGCGGTTTACCTTTAAGAGGACCGGCAACCTTGTTTCCATGGTGACCAACAAGCCTGGTTCCATGGCAAGCAATCATCCTGTTTCCATGGTGACCCAAAAGACTGATTTCATGACAACCAATCAacctgtttccatggcaacgaaTCTCGATTCTATGGTGACAGACTCTGCTGTTTCCATGGGGACCAGCAGGCCTGTTTCTGAGGTGAAAAGCAAAG CGGTCGTCAAATGTTCTGCGCTGGAGATCGAGCGGAAGAAGCAGCAGGCCATggagcgccgccgccgtcgcttgCGGGAAGTCCAGAACATCGAATGCGCCCCCCAGAAATGA
- the meis1a gene encoding homeobox protein Meis1a isoform X2: MSVHELCDNFCARYVSCLKGKMPIDLVIDDEDNHNPLLSRHDNNAMTSARKPLLTPQGHHGDHRTHKGNEVGGGLTCPIPGDDEEDSGCDVNHERPRHKKRGVFPKAATNILRAWLFQHLVFIRLKVHTWTIKMIRTRIQRRTILESANFLCCLSLLSSRVSIRIHARTRRSNCHMTRASPSCRSTTGSSMPGGELFSQSLTRTTKLKARPHYMTPTVNQYDNLLWTHTHVTVTAPGLVGGVATATRTSGTACNTTYQYELLLEMNRDSINLFQSPPPPLQKNVF; this comes from the exons ATGAGT GTCCACGAGTTGTGCGACAACTTCTGCGCTCGCTACGTCAGCTGCCTGAAAGGGAAAATGCCAATCGATTTGGTGATTGACGACGAGGACAACCACAAT CCGCTATTGAGTCGACATGACAACAACGCGATGACGTCTGCTCGCAAGCCGCTGCTCACGCCGCAGGGTCACCACGGTGACCATCGCACACACAAAG GCAACGAGGTAGGTGGGGGCCTGACGTGTCCCATCCCCGGTGACGACGAGGAAGACAGCGGCTGCGACGTCAACCATGAGCGTCCCCGCCACAAGAAACGAGGCGTCTTCCCCAAAGCGGCCACCAACATCTTGAGGGCGTGGCTCTTCCAGCACCTGGTG tttataCGGCTAAAGGTTCACACTTggacaataaagatgattcggACGAGGATTCAGCGTCGTACAATTCTTGAAAGCGCTAATTTCCTGTGTTGCTTGTCGTTATTGTCGTCACGTGTTAGCATCCGTATCCATGCGAGGACGAGAAGAAGCAACTGTCACATGACACGGGCCTCACCATCCTGCAGGTCAACAACTG GTTCATCAATGCCAGGCGGCGAATTGTTCAGCCAATCCTTGACCAGAACAACCAAACTG AAGGCCAGACCGCACTACATGACACCAACGGTCAACCAGTACGACAACTTgctatggacacacacacacgtaacgGTCACAGCACCTG GGTTAGTGGGTGGCGTTGCCACAGCGACGAGGACCAGTGGCACTGCATGTAACACAACCTATCAGTATGAGCTACTGCTTGAAATGAATAGAGATTCTATTAATTTATTccagtctcccccccccccgctacaaaaaaatgttttttaa
- the meis1a gene encoding homeobox protein Meis1a isoform X1, which yields MIQAIRVLHFHLLELEKVHELCDNFCARYVSCLKGKMPIDLVIDDEDNHNPLLSRHDNNAMTSARKPLLTPQGHHGDHRTHKGNEVGGGLTCPIPGDDEEDSGCDVNHERPRHKKRGVFPKAATNILRAWLFQHLVFIRLKVHTWTIKMIRTRIQRRTILESANFLCCLSLLSSRVSIRIHARTRRSNCHMTRASPSCRSTTGSSMPGGELFSQSLTRTTKLKARPHYMTPTVNQYDNLLWTHTHVTVTAPGLVGGVATATRTSGTACNTTYQYELLLEMNRDSINLFQSPPPPLQKNVF from the exons ATGATCCAAGCCATCCGAGTGCTCCACTTCCACCTCTTGGAGCTGGAGAAG GTCCACGAGTTGTGCGACAACTTCTGCGCTCGCTACGTCAGCTGCCTGAAAGGGAAAATGCCAATCGATTTGGTGATTGACGACGAGGACAACCACAAT CCGCTATTGAGTCGACATGACAACAACGCGATGACGTCTGCTCGCAAGCCGCTGCTCACGCCGCAGGGTCACCACGGTGACCATCGCACACACAAAG GCAACGAGGTAGGTGGGGGCCTGACGTGTCCCATCCCCGGTGACGACGAGGAAGACAGCGGCTGCGACGTCAACCATGAGCGTCCCCGCCACAAGAAACGAGGCGTCTTCCCCAAAGCGGCCACCAACATCTTGAGGGCGTGGCTCTTCCAGCACCTGGTG tttataCGGCTAAAGGTTCACACTTggacaataaagatgattcggACGAGGATTCAGCGTCGTACAATTCTTGAAAGCGCTAATTTCCTGTGTTGCTTGTCGTTATTGTCGTCACGTGTTAGCATCCGTATCCATGCGAGGACGAGAAGAAGCAACTGTCACATGACACGGGCCTCACCATCCTGCAGGTCAACAACTG GTTCATCAATGCCAGGCGGCGAATTGTTCAGCCAATCCTTGACCAGAACAACCAAACTG AAGGCCAGACCGCACTACATGACACCAACGGTCAACCAGTACGACAACTTgctatggacacacacacacgtaacgGTCACAGCACCTG GGTTAGTGGGTGGCGTTGCCACAGCGACGAGGACCAGTGGCACTGCATGTAACACAACCTATCAGTATGAGCTACTGCTTGAAATGAATAGAGATTCTATTAATTTATTccagtctcccccccccccgctacaaaaaaatgttttttaa
- the meis1a gene encoding homeobox protein Meis1a isoform X3 produces MIQAIRVLHFHLLELEKVHELCDNFCARYVSCLKGKMPIDLVIDDEDNHNPLLSRHDNNAMTSARKPLLTPQGHHGDHRTHKGNEVGGGLTCPIPGDDEEDSGCDVNHERPRHKKRGVFPKAATNILRAWLFQHLVHPYPCEDEKKQLSHDTGLTILQVNNWSVHSNNNTSSSMPGGELFSQSLTRTTKLKARPHYMTPTVNQYDNLLWTHTHVTVTAPGLVGGVATATRTSGTACNTTYQYELLLEMNRDSINLFQSPPPPLQKNVF; encoded by the exons ATGATCCAAGCCATCCGAGTGCTCCACTTCCACCTCTTGGAGCTGGAGAAG GTCCACGAGTTGTGCGACAACTTCTGCGCTCGCTACGTCAGCTGCCTGAAAGGGAAAATGCCAATCGATTTGGTGATTGACGACGAGGACAACCACAAT CCGCTATTGAGTCGACATGACAACAACGCGATGACGTCTGCTCGCAAGCCGCTGCTCACGCCGCAGGGTCACCACGGTGACCATCGCACACACAAAG GCAACGAGGTAGGTGGGGGCCTGACGTGTCCCATCCCCGGTGACGACGAGGAAGACAGCGGCTGCGACGTCAACCATGAGCGTCCCCGCCACAAGAAACGAGGCGTCTTCCCCAAAGCGGCCACCAACATCTTGAGGGCGTGGCTCTTCCAGCACCTGGTG CATCCGTATCCATGCGAGGACGAGAAGAAGCAACTGTCACATGACACGGGCCTCACCATCCTGCAGGTCAACAACTGGTCGGttcacagcaacaacaacacaa GTTCATCAATGCCAGGCGGCGAATTGTTCAGCCAATCCTTGACCAGAACAACCAAACTG AAGGCCAGACCGCACTACATGACACCAACGGTCAACCAGTACGACAACTTgctatggacacacacacacgtaacgGTCACAGCACCTG GGTTAGTGGGTGGCGTTGCCACAGCGACGAGGACCAGTGGCACTGCATGTAACACAACCTATCAGTATGAGCTACTGCTTGAAATGAATAGAGATTCTATTAATTTATTccagtctcccccccccccgctacaaaaaaatgttttttaa
- the meis1a gene encoding homeobox protein Meis1a isoform X4, which translates to MIQAIRVLHFHLLELEKVHELCDNFCARYVSCLKGKMPIDLVIDDEDNHNPLLSRHDNNAMTSARKPLLTPQGHHGDHRTHKGNEVGGGLTCPIPGDDEEDSGCDVNHERPRHKKRGVFPKAATNILRAWLFQHLVHPYPCEDEKKQLSHDTGLTILQVNNWFINARRRIVQPILDQNNQTEGQTALHDTNGQPVRQLAMDTHTRNGHSTWVSGWRCHSDEDQWHCM; encoded by the exons ATGATCCAAGCCATCCGAGTGCTCCACTTCCACCTCTTGGAGCTGGAGAAG GTCCACGAGTTGTGCGACAACTTCTGCGCTCGCTACGTCAGCTGCCTGAAAGGGAAAATGCCAATCGATTTGGTGATTGACGACGAGGACAACCACAAT CCGCTATTGAGTCGACATGACAACAACGCGATGACGTCTGCTCGCAAGCCGCTGCTCACGCCGCAGGGTCACCACGGTGACCATCGCACACACAAAG GCAACGAGGTAGGTGGGGGCCTGACGTGTCCCATCCCCGGTGACGACGAGGAAGACAGCGGCTGCGACGTCAACCATGAGCGTCCCCGCCACAAGAAACGAGGCGTCTTCCCCAAAGCGGCCACCAACATCTTGAGGGCGTGGCTCTTCCAGCACCTGGTG CATCCGTATCCATGCGAGGACGAGAAGAAGCAACTGTCACATGACACGGGCCTCACCATCCTGCAGGTCAACAACTG GTTCATCAATGCCAGGCGGCGAATTGTTCAGCCAATCCTTGACCAGAACAACCAAACTG AAGGCCAGACCGCACTACATGACACCAACGGTCAACCAGTACGACAACTTgctatggacacacacacacgtaacgGTCACAGCACCTG GGTTAGTGGGTGGCGTTGCCACAGCGACGAGGACCAGTGGCACTGCATGTAA
- the spred2a gene encoding sprouty-related, EVH1 domain-containing protein 2, whose product MSDEEHHPTPHDDSYMVRVKALVMTRDDSSGGWLPQDGGLSRVGVCRLTPGGPAGRSSFLIHAERLRDRQVILECSLKKDLVYTKATPTFHHWRVDNRKCGLTFQSPTDARAFDRGVRKALEDLTEGSTTSSSTLHNEAELGDDDVFTTATDSSSNSSQRKEPVSLSFCEHRRHPRCILGHLNERHQPSDQYFYDRYFADRCFLEQAVQVFPRHVSFHLEEEVVQITPRERAWLTRNGDYRHATATRETLSPFSTPDAYVHDAPKLDYGYPYPLGKSASRGDPAPVRVAVTAQPQLKRGHKDGERLRCVYCQDLFQRKDNRRGRCQEAPDPIQTCIRRVSFLWCADSLLYHCMSDPEGDYSDACSCEAGDERFCLRWSALLALSLLVPCMCCYLPLTAMHRCGVACRCCGGRHRAAE is encoded by the exons ATGAGCGACGAGGAGCACCACCCCACGCCTCACGA TGACAGCTACATGGTGCGCGTCAAAGCGCTGGTGATGACCCGCGACGACTCGAGCGGCGGCTGGCTGCCGCAAGACGGCGGCCTGAGCCGAGTGGGCGTGTGCAGGTTGACGCCCGGCGGGCCGGCGGGTCGCAGCAGCTTCCTCATCCACGCAGAACGGCTGCGGGACAGACAG GTGATTCTTGAATGTTCCCTGAAGAAGGACCTGGTCTACACCAAGGCCACGCCCACCTTCCACCACTGGAGGGTGGACAACCGGAAGTGCGGCCTGACCTTCCAGAGTCCGACCGACGCGCGCGCCTTCGACCGCGGCGTACGAAAGGCCCTGGAAGACCTGACGGAAG GCTCGACCACGTCGTCGTCCACGCTGCACAACGAGGCGGAGCTCGGCGATGACGACGTGTTCACG ACGGCCACGGACAGCTCGTCCAATTCGTCCCAGCGGAAGGAGCCCGTCTCGCTGTCCTTTTGCGAGCACCGCCGCCACCCCCGTTGCATCCTGGGACACCTGAATGAGCGGCACCAGCCCTCCGACCAATACTTCTACGACCGCTACTTCGCTGACCGTTGCTTCCTGGAGCAA GCGGTGCAAGTGTTCCCTCGTCACGTGAGCTTCCATTTGGAAGAGGAAGTTGTTCAAATCACCCCCCGGGAGCGCGCCTGGCTCACCCGCAACGGGGACTACCGCCATGCCACCGCCACGCGGGAGACGCTGTCGCCGTTCAGCACGCCCGACGCCTACGTGCACGACGCCCCGAAGCTGGACTACGGCTACCCGTATCCTCTCGGCAAGTCCGCCTCCCGCGGCGACCCCGCGCCCGTGAGGGTGGCGGTGACGGCTCAGCCTCAGCTGAAGCGAGGTCACAAGGACGGCGAGCGTCTACGCTGCGTTTACTGTCAGGATTTGTTCCAGCGCAAGGACAACAGGCGCGGACGCTGTCAGGAGGCCCCCGACCCGATCCAAACCTGCATCCGCCGAGTCAGCTTCCTGTGGTGCGCCGACAGCCTGCTGTACCACTGCATGTCCGACCCGGAGGGCGACTACTCGGACGCGTGCTCGTGCGAGGCGGGCGACGAGCGCTTTTGTTTGCGCTGGAGCGCCCTGCTCGCGCTGTCGCTGCTGGTGCCGTGCATGTGCTGCTACTTGCCGCTCACCGCCATGCACCGATGTGGCGTCGCGTGCCGATGTTGTGGCGGTAGACACCGGGCAGCCGAGTGA
- the LOC133505890 gene encoding ras-related protein Rab-1A-like: protein MNPEYDYLFKLLLIGDSGVGKSCLLLRFADDTYTESYISTIGVDFKIRTIELDGKTIKLQIWDTAGQERFRTITSSYYRGAHGIIVVYDVTDQESFNNVKQWLQEIDRYASENVNKLLVGNKCDLTTKKVVDYTTAKEFADSLAIPFLETSAKSATNVEQAFMTMAAEIKKRMGPGAAANAGNAEKSNVKIQSKPVNTSSGGCC from the exons ATGAATCCTGAATA TGATTATTTATTCAAACTGCTACTGATTGGAGATTCTGGCGTTGGAAAGTCTTGCCTGCTGCTTCGCTTtgca GACGACACATACACGGAGAGCTACATCAGCACCATCGGCGTGGACTTCAAGATCAGGACCATCGAGCTGGACGGGAAGACCATCAAACTGCAGATT TGGGACACGGCTGGCCAGGAGCGCTTCCGCACCATCACGTCCAGCTACTACAGAGGAGCGCACGGAATAATCGTCGTTTATGACGTCACCGATCAG GAGTCGTTCAACAACGTGAAGCAGTGGCTTCAGGAGATCGACCGCTACGCCAGCGAAAATGTCAACAAGCTGCTGGTCGGCAACAAATGCGACCTGACCACCAAGAAAGTGGTGGACTACACTACAGCCAAG GAGTTCGCAGACAGCTTGGCCATCCCGTTCCTGGAGACGAGCGCCAAGAGCGCCACCAACGTGGAGCAGGCCTTCATGACGATGGCGGCCGAGATCAAGAAGCGGATGGGGCCCGGCGCCGCCGCCAACGCCGGGAACGCCGAGAAGTCCAACGTGAAGATCCAGAGCAAGCCCGTCAACACCTCGTCCGGAGGCTGCTGCTGA